The Gossypium hirsutum isolate 1008001.06 chromosome D02, Gossypium_hirsutum_v2.1, whole genome shotgun sequence region CTTTGGTTAAACATTGAAAATCTGAATGCCATAATGCCCTTCAAATCCTCTTAGTCATTTTTTTACTGCAATAATTCTTGCTAAGAAGAATGCTAATGTTGTGGCAATTCCACTCGAAAGGTAGTGAATTGTCCCTACAGCTCGTCATTGTATAATACTCCTTGTGTGTAATTACTGGCAAGGTGTTTTTTTCTCCCAAACATCTCATACTTCAAGTGTTCAAGCAGTGGTTTCAATTCCAATTTAGgtgttttaataataaaaggaacCATTTTAGTTATGGTTGGAATTACCTGTTTTGGATATTCTTTACTTTTACACCACCAGTCAAGTTGAAAGGCTAGCTCGTTATTCTCTTATTCTGCATTATTCATACTTTCCTCCTCTGGTTCATCTTTATTAGGCTCAACAAAATCTAATGTTCCTAATTCCAGGTTATAAGATGTTTACTTTTGGAGTGTACATTCTGCTAGGTTAGCGTTTTATGTCTCTTGGTTTATGCCCCATGTAAGCTCATTCTTGCTGACATTTTCCAATATATCGATTATTTATCTTCCTATTTTTAACCAAATACTCCCTCTAGCTATAAAATCAAATTGTCGCTTGTTCTGTCCATCCAACCCATCATAGAAATGTTGTAGTTGTATTGCAAAGTTAACACctctatcatcttcttcaagtttctGTCCATCTATCATCTTGTTCTGTCCATCTATTATATCGATTATATATCTCTTGTTCTGTCcatctatcatcttcttcaagtttccGGTGCACCTTTGTTATAGAGAAATGGCATAAGTTGCAGAAGATCGGTAGTGGCAGAAGTTGAAAATGGTTGAAAAGTCCACAAATTAAAAAGTCCAAAAAAGTCCACTACCACAACCACAACCACAACCAAACATGGTTGAAAATGGCAGAAgttgcagcagcagcagcagaagTTTGAAGAAGGAGATGAATGACTTACCTGGAGCTTTATGAAGTGAACTGGTTGCACAAATTGAAGAAGGAGAAGCATGGTAGAAGGAGGAAAGATATGGAGAGTTAAAGTAAGGGTATTTTTGGAGAGTTAAAGTACCAATAGCTCACTGCACCTCCATTGCTGTTGAAATCACCAGCTGATTTTCAGCTGAGCAGTGTGGTGGAGATGCAATCTCACTGCACTGACTTGCTGAACCAAACAGCATAGCAGTGAGATTGGCACTATTTTTCCCCCCAACTGCACCTCATGGCTTTAAAAGCCAAACCAAAGGGAGCCTTAGACCcccacccccccaaaaaaaagaacCCGGACCGGCCGGTCACCTCCTTCTCATGTTAAATGACCATAAAGCCCTCTCCACACTCCCTCACGTTTCTAAAGGAAATCGATTTTTTTTGGGCCCAAATAAATGGGAAGGGTTTATCTGTATTTTCACTTTCACATTCCAGCGAATTCTTAAAACTCGTCCCCAATTTCTCCGCTTATTAGCGTTGCCTGGAAgcggtttttttttctttgtagaataaagtagattttttttttaatttgacggggaaaaaaaacaaacaaactatgACCATGGGTGCTGCAGACAAGGTAAATCATTGGAAAATTTGTTTACAGCATTAATTTTCTCGAGAAAATTTTTCTATGAGCAGTTTTTTTTTCCCTCCTTTGGAGATGTAGTGTCGTGTTAATTGtttgcaattttttattttagtttttccttaTTCAGAAgctgctgaatttgagattatttattttaaagctagtgatttgaaagaattttttttttaatttaaatttacagCCATGGAATTGAAAATTTCAGCTATTCGCATAACTTGGTAGACTGAAGCTTTATTGGGTTTCTCTATGGCGATTTTAGTTCTTTTTGGTTGGTGGGTTAAATTCAGATTTGGTGGTTAAATAtattttgttcttaaattttagttgatatattGCTTGTATCTTATATTTCAAAGATTGAAAGTcaaaattccaatttttttttgtggTCATTTTTAAAGAATTGGCTCGTCATATTGAGGATTTGATTGATAGACTTGTGCTCTTGTGTTTTAAGTACTCTTAATGATTACTTGCAATGCATTGTTGTAAGAATAAATGTAATATTAACCAGCTAAATTCCTCTGATTCAATTTATTCTTCTCTATTTCAATCCTTGCTTATGATGTGGCATTATGGGGAGCAAGTTGGTTCATAAGATAGTTATTGGCGACCATTCAGTTCTCTTTGttcaatattttatatatgtttgatGAATGATTGGAAAAGGAAATGAGGTTTTTTGTTGTGTCACTAACTTTTTGAGTTTTGTAGAGGGAGGAAGTGATTCAAGCATGGTACATGGATGATAGTGATGAAGATCAGAGGCTTCCCCATCACCGTGAACCTAAGGAATATGTATCCTTGGATAAACTTTCTGGTAAGCATCTTAGATAAGAAGCAATTGTTATTAGGTTATTCAAAGATTTTCGACATTGTACTCGTGTTTACCTTGCAGAGCTTGGAGTACTCAGCTGGCGATTGGATGCTGATAACTATGAAAATGatgaagagttgaagaaaatTCGTGAAGAACGAGGTTACTCCTACATGGTGtgtacctttttttttctctcaaaaagaATTTTCACATTTGATTGTGATGCAAACAAGTGCTTACAAGTAGGGTTTACTAACCATCAAAGAATGTTTTTTCTTCACTTGTTTGTTCGCCTCAATACCTGTTGATCATTCAGTATTTTGATAGTAGTGTATTAAAACAGAACTCTATTTAGTTTTCTTGTATGTCGTACTGTATGTTATTTAAGTTGTTCTTGCTTAATAGCCTATAATCAGATTGTACTGCACCCTTTTATTGACAAGATACTCTATTTCTTCAGGACTTCTGTGAGGTTTGCCCTGAGAAGCTTCCAAATTATGAGGAGAAGATAAAAAATTTCTTTGAAGAACATCTTCATACTGATGAGGAGATCCGTTACTGTGTGGCAGGAAGTGGTAAGATCCCTTGATGACCTTTTTTGTTAAATGATAGACAATTTTTCTTTCTAAGCTGTCttattgtttatttctttgtgAAGGTTATTTTGATGTACGGGATCACAATGATAAATGGATTCGCGTGTGGGTGAAGAAAGGAGGCATGATAGTTTTACCTGCTGGAATTTATCATCGCTTTACTCTGGATACAGACAACTATATTAAGGTACTAAGCAACCCACCTACCTCGTCTTATTCTTTCAAAAAGCGCACTTGTTTCGGATGCTTTGTTGTAGGAGGTTCCCCTCATTCATTTAATAAATGAGCATGAAAGGTTGATAATGTTTGAAATCAATAGTAGTGCTTGTgatattaagaaaattttaaatgtatgcATTTCTATCTCTCTCTGGGCCTTGACATTTCCTCGAAAATTTATCAATGTAGGCAATGCGGCTCTTTGTTGGTGATCCAATTTGGACTCCGTACAATCGTCCGCACGATCATCTTCCTGCAAGGTATGTTTCTTCCTTTGAATGTGGTGAAAATCTCTTCTTTCTCTTCACATCTTTAGTAAAAGAGCATTTGAGATCTGCTTGATGACAAACATTTTATTTTGAGTTGCAGGAAGGAGTATATCGAGAACTTTTTGCAGGAGGAAGGTGGTGGCCAAGCCGTTGATGCTGCCGCATAAAATCAGCATTCATCTCTGGTATCGTGtcttataaaatatgaaaccccGGATTTGCGGTAATAAATAAATCTAGGCTTGTCTGCTTGCCATGTGTGGATATGGATCGTTATGGTTGTTGCTTGCTATATATTGCCTATTCCATATCGAAAATTCGCGAACTTGCTatttttttctacatgttatgTGCTTACTACTGGATAGGGTCTTAATAATCAAAgtttacatcatatacatttcTATCTTTGGTTTCTGCTATTGCTTCGAAATGTTCATTCTTTGTTTACTTCTCTTGTTGCAAAAAAACTGAACCGGACATTAGACCGGTTACTGGTTAATCTTTCGATTCCTGATTGAACCAGCaggaatatatataaaatagaatGGGAGATAAATAGATGGACTGGTTCATACCAATACATAAAATTTTCGGTTAAATCAATCATTTCTTGATTGTATATTGTTTCGATTTTTACAACGAAGTTTTAGAAAATTAACAATGATTTTTCATTTTAGCTGGTGTAGTTGGTATCCTTACTGTTGTAATAATCAGGAAAATTTAGGTTTGAATGCTCTTCTGATTTAAGGGTTCAAGGGGTCATGGGTAATGTCTGTCAAAAGGGTGCAAATTGAAatgttttggtgaataaatggGAATGGGGTTAAAATGGTGCAAAATGAATTATTTCAATTCTATTCCACttgtatataatatttagtttTATATGCTATTATACATATGACCTCTCATTTTCTTGTGTATTTCTTCTGTCTAAttgtaagaaaaaaaagaaaaggcagCAAGCTTTAACTCAGcccccttatttttattttttattttctgcaaatttttttttaaaatttttactttaatGGGGTATTAGCCAACTTCCAGGTATATTCAGATAATAGCCTCATTTCTCTTCTGCCACTCACTTCATCAACAGGCACAGCATCACAAATTTCCTTCACATCCTCTTCGCTTAGCTTCAATCCCAAGGATCCAACATTACTGATCATGTTCTTTACTTTAGTTGTCCCTTCAATgattcaaaacaaaaacaaataaatacagACCAAAATTTAGCTAACAGTATCAGTATCAAGCAAAGCATACCAGGGATAGGGACAATATCGTGTCCTTGATGTAGAAGCCATGCCAAAGCAAGTTGAGGAACTGTGCTACCATGCTTTATAGCCAAGTTGGAAACTCGAGTATATAATAGTTTGTTCTTCTCTAGATTCTCTCCATTGAACCTTGGATAGTTTGCCTGTTCCATGAAATAACCCATTTTTTATTATCCAACTTTTCTACGTATATATTCACTGCAAAAAAAATGATTGAGAATTTGTTGTTGTTTGTCCCATTACCAATTGGCTCCCATTAGGCATAGTTTCCTCAACCCCCTTTCCTCCAAAAAAGCCCCTACCAAGGGGACTATATGCCACTATCCCAATTCCAAGCTCTCTGTGCGAGTTCatgcaataaattatttaaagtatATATATGGGTATCTAGTAATCAGGTTCCATGAACTTACCGGCAAAGTGGAATTATTTCATCTTCGATTTCACGAGTCCAGAGTGAATATTCCATCTGTAAGGCAGTGATGGGATGGACTTTATGTGCTCTCTTTATTGTATCAATGCTTGGTTCTGATAGTCCAATGTATTTAATCTTTCCTTCTTCCACCAGCTTCTTCAGCTCTCCCATCTTTACAAGAAGCAAACAAGTAAAACACTCATTGGAGCTACTCTTTATCTATTGGGTTGGTTTTGATTTGGGTACATTTGGatagtttagtgtttagggttaattttgacttcTACTCATTTTAGGTTTGAGTTTTTCAAATTGACCATTACAAATTCAGATATTCAAATTACTACATATTCGGGTTGTTTTGGATTCGAGTTATTAACTTTTTTATGGTCAAATCAAACTGTTCGGGCTCAAATTTAAATGGATTAAGGTGTACATTTTTGTCATGACTCGTCAATGGGCAAGGTGCTACCACTTTTTGGGGTTGCATCATGAGTTTAAAATCGGCATTGTCATTTTTGGGCATCCACTAAATTTCAAGATTTTGTCACCCTAAAATATGTTGTAGCTAAATAAAATTGTACTAGAGTTGCACGAAGAACTATAAGGGAAGCTCTGAGCTTGAACATGGGAGGCAGACTGTGGGATGACAAAATCTTGTGAGGTCATCCCAAAGAGGAAAATATCAATATTTTGCTCACTAGGCTATCATGATCTAACTCAAGGAAGTAACATCTTGTTGATCGACGAACAAtgatgtatgttttttttttattccaaatCAAAATTGACAGATTTAATTGGAGCCATGAATCGTATATATATTGTTTAAGTTATAACTTCAAAGAAAATTGGGTATTGTCCATTACGGTTTTCCATTGACCCTTCAAGGCTTTGTCACCTTAAGGTACACTGCAGCTAGATCAAATGGTATCAGAGTTGCAAGAAGAGCTTTAATAGGGAGAGCTCTCAACTTGAACATGGGGCATACTTTAAGATAACAAAACCTTAAGTGGTCAGTTCAAAGTAAACAATATCAATATTTATCTTAAACAAGTGGTAGTACCTTGCCGGTCGATGAACCATAGcatcaattaatttaaataatcttTGGTGGGTCTAATTCGAGCTGTAAGTTCAATATACATATTTAAACTATAacccaaaaagaaagaaatgatgtATTTGATACATACAGTATCTTCAATTGGCACTGAAGTATCCACGCGATGTTGAAAGTAAAGATCAATGTAGTCCACATCAAGCCTCTCAAGACTAGCTTCACAGCAAGCTCGAACATGTTGAGGGCTACCCTTCACCTCAATCAAAGGACGCCCCTTTGATTCCAATTTCACAAATCCAAATTTGGTAGCTACTTGAATTTTTTCTCGAGGAAGCTGCTTCAATGCCTAACAAcccaaagaaaatgaaatttgtcGATGAAACCCACaatctaaataaaaaatgtttGCTTTCTGCTATAATATTACCTTGCCAAGCATGATCTCATTATCATGTTTTTCCCCATAAATGTCAGCAGTATCAAAGAATGTAATTCCCCTATTGAAAGCTTCTTTTATGATTGAACATCCTTCTTCATGGGATAAAGGAGCATTGTATACTCCTGAAAGTCCCACGCACCCAAATCCTAATCTCGAAACCTGTAGGTCGAATTGTATCGAATCGAAAAATCGGGATAATTTTAATGTTGATAAAGATGAGCAttaaaaaaaggataaattatgtttttagtctttgtactttgggaaagttgtggatttagcccctatactttaatttgatcaattttagtccttgtacttttcaaattttaaaatttcagcccTCACCAAATGAtaactgttaaattcattaagttaattttgttatttccGAAATCAAATAcgccaaacatattatcatatgtgtaataccATATTATTCACataatattttcacatattattcacataatattttcacatattattcaCTGAAAATTCATTTGCGTCATAATTTAgtaaaagtacatggactaaaattgaccagctcaaaaagtatagggactaaaattgttCAAATTAAAGTGCAGTAACtaggactaatagcaaaatttaacctaaaaaagGGTAGATGTTACCTCCAATCCTTGACTGCCTAATTTCACCCTTGAATGTTGAATTTGGGGTTCCTTGTCCATTTGAAGGGAACTAGAGCTTGAAGGTGATGATGGGTAGTGGCTGTTGTTGGACAACATACAATATGTAGGGTGATTTGATCTCTTTTAAATACAACAAAGGTTTCTTGTATGAAACGCCAGCTTCTTGTTTCCATTCAATTCGTATAATAGGACAACAAAGGGCATTTCCCTACATTTATTTATAATCCTTGATCGTGATAATAGCAACATGTTGACAGTGATCCCGCCGGAATTAAGCTCATGACACCGGAGACTTTTGTTCTAAGTCATAACGGCATTACTGCTTTGTTTCGAGTCTGTATCATTCATTCCGCTGTAGGTTGATGGGAAATAGAGTTGTCCATTCTCTCGCTGTCATGAGCTTAGGAAGACATAATCTATTAATGTTTGATGTGAATTGTATGAATGAcgttttgaaaagtgctgtggaaaagtggtcttgaaaagtttagtttaaaatttgagtgtttaacattgctgtcaaaaagtacttttgagaaataaaatgtcaattttaaacatgttattatcaagtaacaaatatatatttaaataatatttaaattagttaatattattatgttttagtaataatataaaaaaattattataacttgttgttaatattttaatatataaaatataaattgtaaatatttttaagcaataaatattaattatttataaaatttaattagaatatataaactatattttaaatatttaaatatttgtaattattattttaaaaatttttttacttttaattaatgattttaacacaattgtaattaaacaccaagaaaaaaaaagaaaagtactatgttattggaggggtgaaaaagtaattaagcaccaaaaatgtttttgggagaagaaaagctaaaatatttagcttctccttttcagCTCCTTTTtagaagtgcttttcaaaaacacttctgaaaagctaaaaatttcagccaaaagcaacttgttcttcacagcttttctttcaaaagtgcttttcgagtcaaaagtgttttttttaagcaatgaagaACAGGCCCTTAGTAACGTGTGATACTATTGATGGTTAGTAAAAGGGTTGAATGATCTCATGAATTCAGAATATACTTGTTAAGGGTTGGATTACATGTCCAAACTTAAAAGTTTGTTCGATATTCAAAAGAACTTAAATATGAATATTagacttaaaaaataaatttaaataaaaaattaatctacTTTTTAAACGTTCGAACTTCgacaaatataaaaatcattaaaaatattgaaCTCAACCCAACTTTTGGATAAATCTAATTCGAAGTAAACACCTCTTACCCAGTCCGATCGTTGAACCC contains the following coding sequences:
- the LOC107927794 gene encoding 1,2-dihydroxy-3-keto-5-methylthiopentene dioxygenase 2, producing the protein MTMGAADKREEVIQAWYMDDSDEDQRLPHHREPKEYVSLDKLSELGVLSWRLDADNYENDEELKKIREERGYSYMDFCEVCPEKLPNYEEKIKNFFEEHLHTDEEIRYCVAGSGYFDVRDHNDKWIRVWVKKGGMIVLPAGIYHRFTLDTDNYIKAMRLFVGDPIWTPYNRPHDHLPARKEYIENFLQEEGGGQAVDAAA